In Daphnia magna isolate NIES linkage group LG5, ASM2063170v1.1, whole genome shotgun sequence, a single genomic region encodes these proteins:
- the LOC116936003 gene encoding uncharacterized protein LOC116936003, whose amino-acid sequence MAAKWLNSVDVDFGVQFPRLSMRAVHGFVRSLKVEPQDLLGLVAGYTSNFLSQHSGIVRTELEGKEVNVVIRDSNIPEKFVRIAGIPQNLDLGVVKTRLKEFGTIIDARWERYRVAEDDVLYPVLATWMIVRMTLTKNIPSYITIGSYRAMVNYEGQKPTCRLCDDETHFSYNCPTLRRNKEPIIVQKPSNKMTKKTETVPEKPVTLPLDVDPMVSKALLECGLQSSLSGGTPNLEISPTEQPVKSTDDPPRQTPPAQMIIPETQPDDSEPMTISMEPVEPNLGEVESMETDKTSDHLKVPTKLKIASINIGGIRSVERRQILFNFCRDGNLDIVGLQEVAFHSCPIIESRYRLLANVGPNKNGTAILIRHGLDYSRLLLEPDGRLISIDVKCFTFINIDAPSGSHTTSKRRHAPTPSLPKVILSAML is encoded by the exons atggctgccaagtggctcaatagtgtagatgtcgattttggggttcaattcccgagatTGAGTATGCGTGCGGTACATGGGTtcgtgcgtagtttgaaggttgagccacaggatctcttaggcctagttgct GGATAcacctcaaattttttgtcccaacacagtggtatcgtcaggacgGAATTGGAAGGGAAAGAAGTTAATGTAGTCATCAGGGACAGTAATATTCCGGAGAAATTTGTCagaattgcagggattccacagaatctagacttgggagtagtAAAGACACGTCTGAAGGAATTTGGAACCATAATTGATGCTCGTTGGGAacgctatcgggtggcagaggatgacgttttataccctgtccttGCCACTTGGATGATAGTACGAATGACGTTGACTAAGAATattccctcatacattacTATTGGCAGCtatcgtgccatggtaaaCTATGAGGGACAAAAACCTACTTGCAGACTGTGTGACGACGAAACCCATTTTAGCTACAACTGCCCAACTTTGAGACGTAATAAGGAACCTATCATTGTCCAAAAGCCCAGTAATAAAatgactaaaaagacagagacagTCCCGGAAAAACCCGTCACTCTACCCTTAGATGTAGACCCCATGGTTTCTAAGGCCCTTCTTGAGTGTGGATTACAAAGTTCACTCTCAGGGGGGACTCCCAACTTAGAAATTTCTCCCACCGAACAACCCGTTAAATCCACAGACGACCCACCACGACAGACTCCGCCCGCTCAAATGATAATCCCTGAAACACAACCTGATGACTCGGAACCTATGACAATTTCCATGGAACCAGTGGAACCCAATTTGGGGGAAGTTGAGTCCATGGAAACTGACAAAACAAGTGACCACCTGAAAGTTCCCACT AAACTAAAAATCGcatctatcaacattggagggattaggtcagtcgagcgacgtcaaattctttttaacttctgcagggacggtaaccTAGATATCGtgggacttcaagaggtagcatttcattcttgtccaattattgaaagtCGCTACCGTTTGTTggcaaatgtcggtcccaacaaaaatggaacagccattctcattagacatggtctggacTATTCTCGATTACTTCTAGAACCCGACGGAAGGCTTATATCTATTGACGTGAAATGTTTCACGTTCATTAATATCGATGCTCCGTCAGGTAGTCAC ACGACATCCAAGAGAAGGCATGCTCCGACTCCTTCTCTTCCCAAAGTAATATTATCAGCTATGCTTTGA
- the LOC123472340 gene encoding uncharacterized protein LOC123472340 has product MADQILKAIMKFLWIGKVERPNKTVVYRPVSQGGLGMVNTHLFYRSLFLCPMYKVLTGPNSPESSLLRYWMSFPLRTVLPLYKNNTVPVAVMKRPTYLQEPLHQIKQLFASSILVQGSPMVHRKTYNHWILEVTTLGKLEILRPNLDWPRIWKETAALPSNIRETMFLFNQRLLPTRTRCHRLDPSKDATCPICHQHPETDEHLTFQCPERHIVWSWLEGTIRQMGCKSSKEDLIRGHFGPIGNLRQTFTLLAAYIFITWKARNTHRIPRQEEVESLWKALFPPSPLLSI; this is encoded by the coding sequence atggCTGACCAGATTTTAAAGGCtatcatgaaatttctatggattGGAAAAGTTGAAAGGCCGAACAAAACTGTAGTTTATCGTCCTGTTAGTCAAGGgggactgggaatggtcaacacacatcttttttaccgttcccttttcttgtgtcCTATGTATAAAGTCCTGACAGGCCCCAATAgtccagaaagctctctacttcgttattggatgtcctttcctcttCGAACCGTACTACCTCTCTACAAGAACAACACCGTACCCGTTGCAGTTATGAAGAGGCCCacttaccttcaggaacccctgcacCAAATAAAACAACTATTTGCCTCTTCGATCCTGGTGCAGGGGAGTCCAATGGTGCACAGGAAAACATAcaaccattggatcctggaggtGACCACTTTGGGGAAGCTGGAGATCCTAAGGCCTAACCTGGATTGGCCacgtatctggaaggagactgcagccctgccAAGCAACATCAGAGAAACCATGTTCCTTttcaaccagcgacttctccctaccaggaccagatgccatcggttagATCCTTCCAAAGATGCAACATGTCCAATCTGCCATCAGCACCcagaaaccgatgagcatctgacATTCCAATGTCCTGAACGCCacatcgtttggagctggttggaaggaaccATACGTCAAATGGGCTGCAAGTCTTCCAAAGAAGATCTCATTCGTGGCCATTTTGGGCCAATAGGTAATCTCCGGCAAACAtttactcttctggctgcATACATCTTCATCACCTGGAAAGCAAGAAATACCCATCGTATCCCTCgccaagaagaagtagagagcttatgGAAAGCACTTTTTCCTCCCAGTCCACTCCTTTCCATTTAG
- the LOC116936759 gene encoding LOW QUALITY PROTEIN: uncharacterized protein LOC116936759 (The sequence of the model RefSeq protein was modified relative to this genomic sequence to represent the inferred CDS: inserted 1 base in 1 codon; substituted 1 base at 1 genomic stop codon) — protein MEFAVGQDSVQIHPTAGVRQGDPLSSVVFNLAAEPIIRTAKSNNTGFSAFQARVSTTAYADDIAIVGSSIRETQRTLNAIEDTANSLGLKFNPGKCPSLTLINKKSVTDNTLKIXRRXNQTPCRRRSRGLPRNTSNRRVGGLGMLPLTEEADIWTIARAMQLLDSEDKSVSEVAMAKLEETTRLGYGKGEVPFSIPINEYLAGSMDKGLGAIRHGTASMNLLARSRRAAGHLKRIKIDVSCEQYSKIIA, from the exons ATGGAGTTTGCTGTTGGGCAAGATTCCGTGCAGATTCATCCAACGGCTGGTGTTCGACAAGGCGACCCATTAAGCAGCGTGGTATTCAACCTGGCAGCTGAACCCATCATACGGAcagcaaaatcaaataacaccGGATTCTCAGCATTTCAAGCTAGGGTCTCAACTACAGCATATGCGGACGATATTGCCATTGTAGGATCGTCAATTCGGGAAACGCAAAGAACTCTCAATGCCATAGAGGACACGGCAAACTCGCTAGGCTTGAAGTTTAATCCAGGTAAGTGCCCGTCCTTAACActtattaataaaaaatctgTTACAGACAACACGCTGAAAA GGAGACGCTGAAATCAGACCCCTTGCAGAAGACGATCAAGAGGGCTACCTAGGAACACCTCTA ACAGAAGAGTTGGGGGGCTTGGAATGCTTCCTTTGACCGAGGAGgctgatatctggaccataGCTAGAGCGATGCAACTCTTGGACAGCGAGGACAAGTCCGTTAGCGAAGTGGCTATGGCGAAACTAGAGGAGACAACACGACTAGGATACGGAAAGGGAGAAGTACCATTCTCCATACCAATTAACGAATATTTGGCAGGGTCAATGGACAAAGGTCTTGGTGCCATAAGACATGGGACAGCATCCATGAACCTCTTGGCGCGTTCGAGGAGGGCAGCTGGCCACTTGAAGAGGATCAAGATTGATGTATCCTGCGAACAGTACTCCAAAATCATCGCCTGA